The sequence GTCAAGACAGTAACCAAAAATACTCTGGCGCTTATGATCACATCTGTTGTTTCTAAAGCTTTTGCGTTTATTACATTAATCTTACTTGCAAGATATTTAGGAAGCGAGAATTATGGGAAATTAGCATTTGCCATGGCTTTGACATCATTTTTTACCGTAATAGCAGATTTTGGCTTGAGTTCTTTGATAGTTAG is a genomic window of Thermococcus sp. LS1 containing:
- a CDS encoding oligosaccharide flippase family protein yields the protein MSTVKTVTKNTLALMITSVVSKAFAFITLILLARYLGSENYGKLAFAMALTSFFTVIADFGLSSLIVREVAREKEKAGLYLGTFSVFKVLLAVVVFLALVLI